From the Strix uralensis isolate ZFMK-TIS-50842 chromosome 33, bStrUra1, whole genome shotgun sequence genome, one window contains:
- the LETMD1 gene encoding LETM1 domain-containing protein 1: MALYGAAGRGLLRRLGPGPAADLSRAWGLRPARGAPRSAVCCLSTKASSRSVLAALASTAKRINGRYERFLERTFPRFYVLYVTFTKGIQALFLEAKEIRKIKSKMSRQRLSVQQLPYREMERLRQFRRDVLKALPIAAIAIPPFANFLVIVLMYFFPRQLLIRYFWTPKQQVEFLDAYDAIRRDSYLDVVESLTLAARSLPELQLQQRLRELCAEVQRGSQPRVAELYAVRSLFSGSPLGLNKLRVSHVKALSQVLFLTTHLPAFFLRHRLRSHILEIRHLDRAMLRLGLGQLSEEELRAACYLRGLNSTRLGTSECRAWLEQWLGLSCKLQASEASLLANSMVLLSLNYPRAKA, from the exons ATGGCGCTGTACGGGGCTGCCGGCCGCGGGCTGCTGCGGcgcctcggccccggccccgccgccgacCTGAGCCGCGCCTGGGGGCTGCGCCCCGCCCGGGGGGCGCCGAG GTCCGCGGTGTGCTGCCTCTCCACAAAAGCCAGCTCCAGGTCTGTCCTCGCCGCCCTGGCGTCGACAGCGAAGCGCATCAACGGGAGGTACGAGAGGTTTTTGGAAAGGACGTTCCCCCGTTTCTACGTGCTGTACGTGACTTTCACGAAAG GAATCCAAGCGCTCTTCCTGGAAgccaaagaaataagaaaaatcaaatcTAAAATGTCCCGTCAGAGACTGAGCGTTCAGCAGCTTCCTTACCGGGAGATGGAGAGGCTGCGGCAG TTCCGCAGGGACGTGCTCAAGGCCCTTCCCATCGCAGCGATCGCCATCCCGCCCTTCGCCAACTTCTTGGTCATCGTCCTGAT GTATTTCTTCCCCCGCCAGCTCCTGATCCGCTACTTCTGGACCCCCAAGCAGCAGGTTGAGTTCCTGGACGCCTACGACGCCATCCGGAGAGACTCGTACCTGGATGTGGTGGAGAGTTTAACCCTGGCAGCGCGTTCCCTGCCtgagctgcagctccagcagcgccTGCGGGAGCTCTGCGCCGAG GTGCAGAGAGGCTCCCAGCCGCGCGTGGCTGAACTCTACGCCGTGAGAAGTTTGTTTTCGGGCTCCCCGCTGGGTCTGAACAAGCTCCGGGTGTCTCACGTG AAAGCCCTGAGCCAGGTCCTGTTTCTGACCACCCACTTACCAGCCTTTTTCCTGAGGCATCGCCTGCGGAGCCACATCCTGGAGATCCGGCACCTGGACCGGGCGATGCTGCGCCTGGGCCTGGGCCAACTCTCCGAGGAGGAGCTGAGAGCG GCTTGTTACCTCCGTGGCCTGAACTCCACTCGCCTCGGCACGTCCGAGTGCAGAGCGTGGCTGGAGCAGTGGCTGGGGCTCTCCTGCAAGCTCCAAG CTTCCGAAGCTTCTCTCCTGGCCAACAGCATGGTCCTGCTGTCCCTCAACTACCCCAGGGCCAAGGCGTGA